The nucleotide sequence GGACCGGGTGGGCGGGGGTGGCGTCGGGCTGTACGAGTCGTCGTCGTGCGCGGGCGGCACGGCTCCCGCGTGCGCCAACAGCAACGGCTACATCAAGTACCGCGCCGACATCGCGGGATGGAGCGAGGGGCGGCTGAACTGGGCGATGGCACACGAGCTCGCCCACATCTACCAGTTCCGCGTCTGGCGCACCCTGACCTCGTCGAACGCGTACGCCGCGATGTTCGGCGGCGACCCGGAGTTCCTCGCGAACTGCATGGCGGTCGTCCGGGGGTTCCCCGGCTCGGTGGGCTGCTCGGGGGAGCAGCAGACGTGGGCGTCGGGGATCTGGGTGGGCGTCGTCGGCTGACCGCGAGCCGCCGCCACTCGCGGATGTCGGAGGTCTGCGAGATGCTGATCGGGAGCCGTTCCGGCCGAGACTGCGCGGCACCGATACCGGTACGCTCGAAAGGAGGAGGTGCCGGTGGGACGGACTGCGGATGCCATCGCCGAAGGCGTCGCGATCGCGACGGCCGCTGCGCGCCTCGCCGTGAAGAATCACATCCTCATCGGCACGATCGCGGAGGGCGGCGTCTTCGACCTCGACAAGTACGTCGAGGATGCCCGTGCCGCCCTCGGGGCGATGGCGGAGGAGTCCGAGGAGGCGGCTGCCACGGTCACGGCGCTGCGGAAGCGGGCACGGGGCCGGCACTCCGATCCGGTCGGCACGCATGACTACCGGGATCGCGACGTGCGCAACCTGCGACGCCGGGCGAAGCAGTCGCACGGCGTCGCCCAGCGGCTGCGCGAGATGATGGACGACCGCGCCCAGCTCGAGGGCATCGTCGAGGAGGCGCGGGCGGCGGCCTGGGCCGACGTGCGGCACAATCTGGACCGCCGGCTGCGCGTCGAGGGCATGCGACCGGATCAGGACCCGGACTACGCGCGTATGCGTGAGGCGCGGATGCAGGCGCTGCGACTGGTCGATCTCCAGGCGCTCTCCTCGGAGCAGCGGGCGAAGGAGAAACGGCGCAAGAAGCAGGAGAAGACGGCCGCCAAGGCGGACTGAGGCCTCGTTTCGCTTTCCGCTCTCGTCTGTTGTAGGCTGGTCGTCGGCCCGCTGGGCGGTAAAACACCGCGGGTCCTGCGCCTCTAGCTCAATGGATAG is from Microbacterium sp. BLY and encodes:
- a CDS encoding asparagine synthase, producing the protein MGRTADAIAEGVAIATAAARLAVKNHILIGTIAEGGVFDLDKYVEDARAALGAMAEESEEAAATVTALRKRARGRHSDPVGTHDYRDRDVRNLRRRAKQSHGVAQRLREMMDDRAQLEGIVEEARAAAWADVRHNLDRRLRVEGMRPDQDPDYARMREARMQALRLVDLQALSSEQRAKEKRRKKQEKTAAKAD